The Leptospira mtsangambouensis sequence CGATTGATGGAACAAATTATTGTGGATTTAACCCAAGTTATTCGGGTGCCAATGTCAACTTAATAGACAGTTGGACAAAATTTGGTGGACTCAGGCCAGTTTATTACAATATGACAACAAAACCATATACCAATGAAGACTTATTCATCAATACAGGTGGATTGTTTTTGTTAGGTGGTGGAGACGGCTTCGATTTAGACCAAATAGACGAAAATGATCCTAACGACTCAGGTTGTAATGGAGCACTTGTCACCAATATCAAAACGAATGGATTTAAATTTATCAAAATTACGTCTGCCAGTAATGTGAATAATCCTGGGAATCCAGGGAATAAATTCCCATGGCCCCCAGGCAGTTACAATGGAAGTGATATTGATGGTGTGGTGGCCCGCGAGATTCAGTAATTCATTGATCACTTTCTAAGATCCATAACACCTTCGAAGTTCCCCTAAAAAAAACAGAAAAAACCAATCCGTATTTCAGTTGACCGATCTTTAAAAAAAGGTTCTTTTTTTAAAACCACTTCGGGCGTGTATCCATTTTTGAGTGAAAACCAATACACAAACATACCCATCCAGGATGAAAGGGAGGCAAAATTGAATCAAAAGGCACCCATCATTTTGGGGGATTACCACAGCATTCCAGAAAATTTGCCTGCTGATGGCCAACTTCGATTGATCTTCCAACCAATTGATATGACATCTTATTGGAGACGGTGCGGACTTACTGCAAACTTTGTTGCCGGATTTTATTCCTATTGTTACGAAGCAAGTGAGACCAAAGCCAACTCCCTCTCTACCATCATTAACGAACTTTTGGAGAATGCTTCTAAATTCTCAAAATCGAAGAATGGCGAAGTCAACGTAGAATTGAAACAATATGGAAATCTTTTAAGGATTGATGTTTTAAATGTAGCGTCAAAAACCTTACGAGATAGTTTTGAGCTTTTTGTAAAAAAACTCATATCAGAAAACGTGGAGGAGATGTATTTTTCTACACTCGAAACCAAAGAAGATGGTGATACCAATTCAGGACTAGGACTTCTCATGATGTTAAAAGACTACCGTGTCCGTTTTGGTTATAGTTTCACTGAGATCGATGCCGATACTCATGAAATCATAGTAAGAGCAATTATCAACGTAGAAGAGATATAATAGGCGAAGCTTCATGGAAATCAAAGACTTAGATTACAATATAAAATACGACGAAGCCACTAAGACTGTCAGATTCACAGGTTCCATCCGCTTGCAGAACTTACCAGCTTATGAACCTTTAAAAATATTTTTAAGAGATGCGGCCAAACTTTGCCAAGGCTCATTATTAACCCTGGACTTTCGAGATTTACAATTTGTAAACAGTTCAGGAATCACTACCCTATCCATGTTCATTATCGATTCCAGAAAAAGTGCAGCATGCCAAATCAAAATCCAAGGATCTCTTAACGTTTCTTGGCAGTCAAAATCTCTATCCAATTTCAAAAAACTTTGGGACCAAGTGGTTTTGGAAATTTCCTAAACCACAAATTCTCACACCTATATCTACTCCCCATTCTTCTCGAACTACATTCTATATTCGAGAATTTGGCGGGACATTTCATCCAATCTCTCTATCGAACTCTCACATTCATATTACTACATTAATTAGAGTGTAAGATAAATCCCAACTTTATCATATCACTAATTTCATTAACACCAAAACGAACATCCTTGTTGTCTTCTCTTTAAAATATAAAAAATCATTTGCAATTTTAACAAAATAAATAAAGTTAATAGTGATTCTCTTTATTTTCCCAAACGAAATATAAAGGAAGAAACCTTTACTCTATGCAGCAATCT is a genomic window containing:
- a CDS encoding slr1658 superfamily regulator; translation: MSENQYTNIPIQDEREAKLNQKAPIILGDYHSIPENLPADGQLRLIFQPIDMTSYWRRCGLTANFVAGFYSYCYEASETKANSLSTIINELLENASKFSKSKNGEVNVELKQYGNLLRIDVLNVASKTLRDSFELFVKKLISENVEEMYFSTLETKEDGDTNSGLGLLMMLKDYRVRFGYSFTEIDADTHEIIVRAIINVEEI
- a CDS encoding slr1659 superfamily regulator; amino-acid sequence: MEIKDLDYNIKYDEATKTVRFTGSIRLQNLPAYEPLKIFLRDAAKLCQGSLLTLDFRDLQFVNSSGITTLSMFIIDSRKSAACQIKIQGSLNVSWQSKSLSNFKKLWDQVVLEIS